Proteins encoded together in one Hevea brasiliensis isolate MT/VB/25A 57/8 chromosome 16, ASM3005281v1, whole genome shotgun sequence window:
- the LOC110631798 gene encoding MYB-like transcription factor ODO1, whose protein sequence is MGRQPCCDKLGVKKGPWTAEEDKKLINFILTNGQCCWRAVPKLAGLRRCGKSCRLRWTNYLRPDLKRGLLNEAEEQLVIDLHARLGNRWSKIAARLPGRTDNEIKNHWNTHIKKKLLKMGIDPVTHEPFHKEAKTEESSSISQTDNLLPESGNNNNNNSSMQENDGIANSEENSSSPQENCCSDESILLNSICNDETLLNSLWIDEPPLVDASWNNNNPPATENTNNGEMGYPYPSWEDNCTWLLDCQDFGVQDFGFDSFDNLEFKSLNALEMEDKH, encoded by the exons ATGGGCAGGCAACCTTGCTGTGATAAACTTGGGGTCAAGAAAGGGCCATGGACAGCTGAGGAAGACAAGAAACTGATCAACTTCATTCTCACCAATGGCCAGTGCTGTTGGAGAGCTGTTCCTAAGCTTGCCGGACTCCGGCGATGTGGTAAGAGCTGTCGTCTTCGTTGGACTAATTATCTTCGCCCTGACTTGAAGAGAGGCCTTCTCAATGAAGCTGAAGAGCAATTGGTCATTGATCTTCATGCTCGTCTTGGCAATAG GTGGTCCAAGATTGCTGCTAGGTTGCCCGGAAGGACAGACAACGAGATCAAGAATCACTGGAATACCCACATCAAGAAAAAGCTTCTTAAGATGGGGATTGATCCTGTTACACATGAACCCTTCCATAAAGAAGCCAAGACCGAGGAAAGTTCATCTATATCCCAGACTGATAATCTTTTGCCGGAATCtggcaacaacaacaacaacaacagtaGTATGCAAGAAAATGATGGCATCGCTAACTCGGAGGAAAATTCAAGCTCACCGCAGGAAAATTGTTGTAGTGATGAATCGATTTTGTTAAATAGTATTTGCAACGACGAAACGTTATTGAATAGCTTGTGGATAGATGAGCCTCCTCTAGTTGACGCATCATGGAACAATAATAATCCACCTGCAACGGAAAATACTAATAATGGAGAAATGGGTTATCCATATCCATCCTGGGAAGATAATTGCACATGGTTATTGGATTGTCAAGATTTCGGAGTCCAAGATTTTGGGTTTGATAGCTTCGACAACCTGGAATTTAAGTCGCTGAACGCATTAGAGATGGAAGACAAGCACTAG